One Carya illinoinensis cultivar Pawnee chromosome 5, C.illinoinensisPawnee_v1, whole genome shotgun sequence genomic window, AATTAAAGAGAATAGTTAGTTAATTCGGTATTCCGACAAAGATAAAGTAGTTTTGATCGTCATGTGTTTCCGGCCTCAcattgaaaaattaatattgcaGCTATGGAGGTTGGAGAATATTTAAGGTCCTGGAAAATAGTAGTCCCTTCCAGAAGATATATAgctttatatctatatatattgttttgtttcATATTTCTCTCGTGCTTTATAGTTGGTACTACTGTTGTTACAGTTGCGAATATACGATATATATAGATGTGCATGCAGGACGTTTTGTGTGGTTCATATATAAGTAGTACTTCATGTGTGTTGGTTGCATTGCCACTTTGCTTTAGTACTTTTGTAATCCAACAATCACGTACATTGtattctctcattttccaaaatctcttAATAAATCTTGACTTAAACcatttaattactatttacaaacaatcaactcactattatttatatatatatatatatatttatctcatttaatctgTTTAACCAAAAGATATCTTAATTAGATTTGGTTGAAAATAGCATCAAATTAATTCCCATTTCTGATATATATCataaaaatgagatattttaattattttatttattaatataatattaacgAGATgtcaaaatatatcatattttatattcaatgagtcctatatattttaattaaaatggaGATCAGTATCTAATTATTCTCAAATATATACTCGAACTAGATCATAACTTCacgagtattatatatatatatatatatatatggtgatcCGTGTTAAGTATTGTTGTGCCTCGTTAGACATGGGTTGTGCCTTATGCCTACGATCAGGCTGTTTTTTAAAgccttatttttttcttttgttaattatGAGTGGCTGTCGTAAAAGTCGTTAATCCTTCATCTTGGCTTTTGATCAATGATGCCTGAACATAAACAGAAAAAGGATGCATGGAATTTAAAAGAGATGCTGATGATCggttcctagctagctagccagaGCATGGTGGCGCGCAATTACGTACTTTGATGcttttattatgaaaaatgataaatatcacACAGCACTTTTTACAACACTTTtacacaataatattttaaaagaagtaaGTTTAATTTGGACTAATATAACTAATTAAACTACCTATGCCAtgcaaaaagaaagagaaggaatTCTGATCTATGAGCATTTTCATGATGATCCTCGATCTGGGTTTTGCATATGCAGCATTTTCATGTCATGCAGCTAGCTAGGCCGGCTGGGTCTGAATGCAATATGGCCACTGAAATAGATCAATTGTTAACAGAAATTAGGCTACAAACCAGACATTGTCACAATCGAAACATAAATGAAACATCAACTAATACTGATGATCAGatacattaaaaagaaaaagacaaaaaaaaaaaaaaaaggaaaaaaggaaaaaaaggaaagatcGATCAAAGCGAGACGCAAGAAACGACATGATAGTGATAAGAGACATAATAAGGGGGAAATGCATTTTCCAACAATTTTATGTGCAGGTTCTCTGGCCTGTTTCGGGCACTTCCCACAATCTCCACATATTGCCGATAGATGACGTCTCAAACTCTGCAACGATGAGTGTGCACGTATGTATGTTTCCACTTGGTCCTACTGTTATTGGAGAAACTCCATGGATCTCAATCCAGGAAAAAAAGatgcttttttaaattttgaccaACATTTCTTCAGACAACTTTAGCCAAGCTAAAAAGATGTGCTTGTCGGCAATTACCATAGTTAAAGTACTTCAGGCGTTGCCGTTGCCATGGCCAACCCTAGTATTAATATTCTGTTTTTcccaaaatgaaataaatagtatcaaataaataatgaccatatatattatttagacAACAAATTCATATTGAATGTAACGAGCAAAGGgtttattcttaaattaaatcttagaaaaaAAATCTGTAAATGAGATCATATATAGTTTTATTATAAACGTTTATAATAGTACTGATAAATGTGTCACTTCTTATATATTAAGATGAAAATAAGATGTAAGTATGGTGTATAAAATCTtcattaaaactatatatataaatgcgaAGGGGCATGTAATAGCATGCGGATCCATTTTAGTAAATAAATCATCACCATGCAcgtccttttattttattttattttttttcttacgaaaaagcttatatatatgatcttaatATATCTTCTTATCATCACTTTCTAAATCTTTTAATActtattccttttttattaaattcttttattatttatccaTTCTTTCCATACATATTTAGCTCGGATTAAAAATTGGAACTCGAGTCTAGTTATATGTataatacaaacaaaaatattttcttttgctaGTCACTCTCCACATGATCATGTACAGAGCACAATTCTTAaaactcttcaaattttgagaatttgatgATGTGGGGTATTGCTACTTTTAGGATTTTAGTGAGAATTGGATGAAGAAAAAGCCAATTTAGGGAGATTGATGTGGACGCTACTGAGAACTACATACCAAAATGTCTAAAGCAATTACATGTAAAGCTCTGCAACCTCCTTTTTTTTAGAACAAAGAGGGAAGAgcttatcctctctctctctctctctctctaattaagTTTGAtggcaatgcagaaagagaacATCTCGCAGCAAAAGGGGTCccaaaaaaaagtgttatggaCACGTGGCACATAATAGGTCGATCATCGTGTTAGATATGATACAAGAGAATCCAAATCACAGTACCATGCTATACAATCTACTGAAGACTATACAAAAGAAActtcagattaaaaaaaaaaaaaaaaaggaaagaaagagagactTGAAACAAACAACGTGTAAAAAACTTGGTGATCATTCCTTCGGCATCctgatctatatatattgatgagTTGGCAAGAAGTTAGGTCAGGGCCTAGCCTTGATCTCTTGATCATGATAAGTTGGCAAATTAGGGCAAGTTAGGTTTACGCATGCATTTTAAGTGTATATCAGTACGTACTAGGCCGTATGCATGATTAGAGATAACAAAATATAGAAAGAAGATAAACACACACTTAAATGTGTCATTTCAGTAGGTGTGATTGGAgatgatgaaaaaatttagaacaAATTAGAGTAACATATATCCGCGGTCAACGTACGGCTTTGCatgctaaatatatatatctatctagcTGTTTGCTCCATAGCCATCCGACAGGCGATTGCTTTATTCGTTTAGTTTGCGTAACTCATGATGAACACGTATGGTGATGATCAGTTATGTTTAATTCCATgtcaaatcaaatattataatgcgagcatatataattaataggcATATATAGTAAACAGTACCGATATATTCCCGCGGAATCTTCGCTTATAATGTAAAGGAAGGCTAGCTGTACGTACATTGATTTCATTCACTTCACATTCTTTTAATTTGGTGATCAACGAAGAACCAAAGtttcaagtatatatatttttatgtattatatatcaatattgccCAGATATATATATGCTACTGTATGAGCATCTTCCAAAACTATAAATGTTTGTACGAATgttcacacacatatataatcaTGATCATAATCGAACATTTCATCCGGCCCCTAAGTTAAGAACTTCTCTAGTCAAACATACAGTTGGAGTAGTACTGCTTGATCATTTTGAGTACAAACAAGTATATATATGATCTGTAAATGTTGTAAGAGTAATATTTACGGCAGAGATCTAAGAAAAACATTGATACTTGATTCgtaaaataaatggaaaaaagtatatatagagCTTTCAGTCATGTCATGGTTACGCCATCTAATCTAGCCAGCTAATCCATTATCTCTTCTAATTCCATGGATCGAAGGGACATTAATTTGACACCTAGAAAGGGCCGGCATGATCATCAGGAACCCAGCACTCCTTCCCCACCTTTTCTTTTGATCTCTCCCTAGCTCACTTCCACATGATCTCTCTttaccatctctctctctctctctctctctctctctctgatctctctttACCCCCTGGGCACTCAGGTGCCCTCAAAAGCTAGATAGAGATGCCCAATCCATGAAATAATTGAAACGATGGATCGCACAGTACCTGATCATCAAAGAATGATGCATATCTATGATCATGGTGATCTGCttcaatattaattcatttataCACGTGAAAAATATAACATACGTACGTACATGACTGATGACAAGTGCTAGCTCTTTGTGCATGGTTAATTTAATTTGGTGGCAAATCTGGTGGCCACAAATTAAAATCATGTACATACTTTTGGCCTACATACATGATCAAATATGCATACACGTACGCACGGTAgcatatttcatataaaataaaaatcacatttcacaacaatgttttaaaataatgatatttttataaaataatgttacttttataaattattttgtaaaaatatcaggCGTATAAAACAAAATCGTACGTGTAAAACCATGTTGTGAAAAAGTATTGTATGAATCATTTTTCAACGACAAAAGCGAAGTCTTATCTGCTTGCCAAGCGAGATAATTAATGGGggataatttttaatattataatgttaCTTTTTATTCTAAATGATGCGGTCTTCTTTATTAGTTTTTATTGATATGACAAAATCTagtgcaaaagaaaaaaatatttcttcttttaatatcttaaaatagTTAAAGTAAGTTATCATTCTTgattttcaaaaagattttattaattaatatatagacatTTATATCAACATTCGGGGGATGTTTTTGCCCACAAAGAAAAGCGGCCCGAATACACTAACTAATAAGAGACACGTATCTAAGTAGAAGAGAAAGGAGGAGTTGTGATTgatgaaataaagcatcacccAAAGCTTGATCACCAatggctatatatataatttatattatgttGGGATACACTCGTAGCAGTGGTGGTAGTACTTTTTATGGCTACAGTTCTATTATACCCAAAGTCTTTTTCTCGTGGCTTCCTCACATTATAAAGTCACATTACTTGTTCTTGCATGTGACCACCCCTCCCTCTCCTTCTTCATAATTAACTCTTTGCTAGCTTCCCCCCCCGCAATTACTGATCTTCTCCTCTTCagccttctcttcctctctgtcTGTCTGTTTAAAATCTATTGAAATGATGCCTCCTGAGCAAGAAACAATTGCCACCACTGGTACTGCTACTAGTATTCAGCCTGCGAATATCCCAGCCGCCAATTGGTCTGAGAACGCCTTGGTCCATGCAGAGCCATCCGGTACTTCAACAAGCAGTTTGTCAATTAATGTGAGCACTTGTTTCGAAGATCAGATGCCAGACCAACTGCAAGATCAAGCAAACACACACAGATTCTCCATTCTCCACCAATCCCTGCGCCCCATTACTCTCAAGGTATACAAACATGGCCAACTACCTGCACAAATTACGAAGATACTAGTCATGTTTCATCTATCAATATTGCATAAATTTAGCACAAGACAATTAATAGATGCATGTATAAATGAATATTCCTAATTTCCTAGCATGGAGTACTCCTAGCTAAAACTCATCATGTGCATGATGATTGTGGCAGTTTGAAGACGTGGCGTATACTATAAAGTTGCGAACCAACAAGGGTAGCTGTTTAGCGCCGCATGAGCCGAAACCCACTCGATATGTGCTGAATGGCGTCAGTGGTGTTGTTCGACCCGGCGAGCTTCTGGCAATGCTGGGTCCATCCGGCAGTGGCAAGACCACACTCCTCACGGCCCTCGCCGGCCGCTTGCCCAGCAAGGTCTCCGGCGTTATTACATACAACGGCCAGCCCTTCTCTAGCTCCATGAAGCGCAAGACCGGTTTCGTCGCGCAGGACGACGTGCTATACCCTCATCTCACGGTGCTCGAGACCTTAACCTATGTCGCCATGTTAAGGCTACCCAAACAGCTCTCGAAGCAAGAGAAAATGGAGCAAGCTGAGATGATCATCATGGACCTTGGGCTATCACGATGTCGTAACAGTATCGTCGGCGGGACCCTCCTCAGGGGTGTTTCCGGTGGTGAGCGGAAACGGGTCAGTATCGGGCAGGAGATGGTGGTAAACCCGAGTCTGTTGTTGCTGGATGAACCCACTTCGGGGCTCGACTCCACCACCGCTCAACGCATTGTCGCGACGTTGCGAGGCCTGGCACGCGGCGGCCGGACGGTAATCACCACGATTCATCAGCCTTCCAGCCGGTTGTACAGGATGTTTGACAAGGTGGTGGTGTTGTCGGACGGGTGCCCGATTTACAGCGGTCATGCGGGTGGGGTCATGGAATACTTCGCTTCCATTGGTTATGTGCCCGGGTTTGATTTCGTCAACCCTGCTGATTTCCTGCTTGATCTTGCCAACGGTACGGATCATTTTCTTAGTACTAAGTtctcttaaaattttttattgaatataacataaatgatatatatattttatcggttttaattttttgaacccGACTCTATATTTTGTTCTAATTGGTAATTTCACAAGCAaacttattttctattttaaccAAATAGACAATGa contains:
- the LOC122311883 gene encoding ABC transporter G family member 21, encoding MMPPEQETIATTGTATSIQPANIPAANWSENALVHAEPSGTSTSSLSINVSTCFEDQMPDQLQDQANTHRFSILHQSLRPITLKFEDVAYTIKLRTNKGSCLAPHEPKPTRYVLNGVSGVVRPGELLAMLGPSGSGKTTLLTALAGRLPSKVSGVITYNGQPFSSSMKRKTGFVAQDDVLYPHLTVLETLTYVAMLRLPKQLSKQEKMEQAEMIIMDLGLSRCRNSIVGGTLLRGVSGGERKRVSIGQEMVVNPSLLLLDEPTSGLDSTTAQRIVATLRGLARGGRTVITTIHQPSSRLYRMFDKVVVLSDGCPIYSGHAGGVMEYFASIGYVPGFDFVNPADFLLDLANGIAPDVKQDEQVEFHGRLDNHSDHNSTKQSLIASYKKNLYPALKADIHRNLTDPVLSTSGILSSRGCENRWTTSWWEQFKVLLRRGLKERKHESYSGLKIFQVMSVSILSGLLWWKSDTSHIQDQVGLLFFFSIFWGFFPLFSAIFAFPLERPMLIKERSSGMYRLSSYYFARMAGDLPMELVLPTIFVTVTYWMGGLKPSLLTFVLTLLIILFNVLVSQGLGLALGAILMDVKQATTLSSVTMLVFLLAGGYYIQHIPSFIAWLKYISFSHYCYKLLVGVQYSVNEVYACHELGKECRVMDFPAIHFLGLDHKWWDVAALTVMLVGYRVLAYLALRMGH